A window of the Streptomyces sp. JB150 genome harbors these coding sequences:
- a CDS encoding M4 family metallopeptidase, which translates to MSPTRSTLALATAIAAGALLTTGLTTGPATAQTPAEGPAARAATPLALSPATRTALIREADAATERTAGEIGLGAKEELVVRDVVKDADGSLHIRYERTYAGLPVLGGDLVVHESPAGKTEGVTKATKARIAVADLTPEVTAAAAETQAVKRAKALGGTESDAAKAPRKVIWAAGGKPVLAYETVVGGFQDDGTPNELHVITDAATGKKLYEYQGIETGTGKGLYNGTVTLGTYLSGSSYQLYDTARGGHKTYNKARSTSGSAGTLFTDADDVWGTGTASGSSTDQTAAVDAAYGAQTTWDYYKNTFGRNGIKNDGKAAYSRVHYGNAYVNAFWSDSCFCMTYGDGEGNTKPLTSLDVAAHEMTHGVTSNTAGLNYSGESGGLNEATSDIFGAAVEFYANNPADPGDYLIGEKIDINGDGTPLRYMDKPSKDGASADYWSSSLGGLDVHYSSGPANHFFYLLSEGSGAKTINGVAYNSPTYNGTAVTGIGRTKAAAIWYKALTTYMTSTTNYKGARTATLNAASALYGASSTEYKAVAAAWAAVNVN; encoded by the coding sequence GTGTCCCCCACGCGCAGCACTCTCGCGCTGGCCACCGCCATCGCCGCCGGCGCCCTCCTGACCACCGGCCTCACCACCGGCCCGGCCACCGCCCAGACCCCCGCCGAGGGTCCGGCCGCCCGCGCCGCCACCCCGCTCGCCCTCTCCCCCGCCACCCGCACCGCCCTGATCCGCGAGGCCGACGCGGCCACCGAGCGGACCGCCGGCGAGATAGGCCTCGGCGCCAAGGAGGAGCTGGTCGTCCGCGACGTCGTCAAGGACGCCGACGGCAGCCTCCACATCCGTTACGAGCGCACCTACGCCGGCCTTCCCGTCCTCGGCGGCGACCTCGTCGTGCACGAGAGCCCGGCCGGGAAGACCGAGGGCGTCACCAAGGCGACCAAGGCGAGAATCGCGGTCGCCGACCTCACCCCGGAGGTGACCGCGGCCGCCGCCGAGACCCAGGCCGTCAAGCGCGCCAAGGCCCTCGGCGGGACGGAGTCCGACGCGGCGAAGGCCCCCCGCAAGGTGATCTGGGCGGCCGGCGGCAAGCCCGTCCTCGCCTACGAGACCGTCGTCGGCGGCTTCCAGGACGACGGCACCCCCAACGAGCTGCACGTCATCACCGACGCCGCCACCGGCAAGAAGCTCTACGAGTACCAGGGCATCGAAACCGGCACCGGCAAGGGCCTCTACAACGGGACGGTCACCCTCGGCACCTACCTGTCGGGGTCGTCGTACCAGCTCTACGACACCGCCCGCGGCGGCCACAAGACGTACAACAAGGCCCGCTCGACCAGCGGTTCGGCCGGCACCCTGTTCACCGACGCCGACGACGTCTGGGGCACCGGCACCGCGTCCGGCTCCTCCACCGACCAGACCGCAGCCGTCGACGCCGCGTACGGCGCGCAGACGACCTGGGACTACTACAAGAACACCTTCGGCCGCAACGGCATCAAGAACGACGGCAAGGCCGCGTACTCCCGCGTCCACTACGGCAACGCCTACGTCAACGCCTTCTGGTCCGACAGCTGCTTCTGCATGACGTACGGCGACGGCGAGGGCAACACCAAGCCCCTCACCTCGCTCGACGTGGCGGCCCACGAGATGACCCACGGCGTCACCTCGAACACGGCCGGGCTCAACTACTCCGGCGAGTCCGGCGGCCTGAACGAGGCCACGTCCGACATCTTCGGCGCGGCGGTCGAGTTCTACGCCAACAACCCCGCCGACCCCGGTGACTACCTCATCGGCGAGAAGATCGACATCAACGGCGACGGCACCCCGCTGCGGTACATGGACAAGCCGAGCAAGGACGGCGCGTCCGCGGACTACTGGTCGTCCTCGCTGGGCGGCCTGGACGTCCACTACTCCTCCGGCCCGGCGAACCACTTCTTCTACCTGCTCAGCGAGGGCAGCGGCGCCAAGACCATCAACGGTGTCGCCTACAACTCGCCGACGTACAACGGCACCGCGGTCACCGGCATCGGCCGGACCAAGGCCGCGGCGATCTGGTACAAGGCGCTCACCACGTACATGACCTCGACGACCAACTACAAGGGCGCCCGTACGGCGACCCTGAACGCGGCGTCGGCGCTGTACGGCGCGTCGAGCACCGAGTACAAGGCGGTGGCGGCGGCCTGGGCGGCCGTCAACGTCAACTGA
- a CDS encoding M4 family metallopeptidase: MSSSPSHRRTSHTPRRRAAAVALVGVAALVAAAVQSGAATAAPEKAPSASAQADPGALPKKLTPAQRAELMREAQADTAATARELGLGAKEKLVVRDVVQDRDGTTHTRYERTYDGLPVLGGDLVVKAAKDGETEGVVRATRAAVKPATLTPAITAERAERQALAAAKAEKAKNPDVDRAPRKVIWAANGTPTLAWETVVDGLQHDGTPQELHVVTDAATGKKLFEWEAVHTGTGHTVYSGTVPLTTTQTGSTYNLTDGARGGHKTYNLNRGTSGTGTLFSGPDDVWGNGSPSNLESAAADAHYGAALTWDYYKNVHGRNGIRGDGVGAYSRVHYGNNYVNAFWSDSCFCMTYGDGSGNANPLTSIDVAAHEMTHGLTSVTAKLVYSGESGGLNEATSDILGAAVEFAANNSSDVGDYLIGEEININGDGTPLRYMDKPSKDGSSKDNWYSGIGSIDVHYSSGPANHFFYLLSEGSGAKTINGVSYNSPTADGLPVTGIGRAKAEQIWFKALTTKFTSTTNYAGARTGTLAVAGELYGTTSAEYKAVQDAWAGVAVGSRSGGGGGGTSFENTTDVSIPDNGAAVTSSVNVTGRAGNAPSNLQVGVDIIHTWRGDLVIDLVAPDGTAYRLKNFSSSDSADNVQTTYTVNASSETANGTWQLRVQDQAAQDTGYINSWKLTFP; this comes from the coding sequence TTGAGCAGCAGTCCCTCTCACAGACGCACCTCCCACACCCCCCGCCGCCGGGCGGCGGCCGTCGCGCTGGTCGGTGTCGCCGCCCTCGTCGCCGCAGCCGTGCAGTCCGGTGCCGCGACCGCCGCCCCGGAGAAGGCACCGTCGGCGTCGGCCCAGGCGGACCCGGGCGCCCTGCCCAAGAAGCTCACCCCCGCCCAGCGCGCCGAGCTGATGCGCGAGGCCCAGGCGGACACGGCGGCGACGGCCCGCGAACTCGGTCTCGGCGCCAAGGAGAAGCTGGTCGTCCGGGACGTCGTCCAGGACCGTGACGGCACCACGCACACCCGTTACGAGCGCACCTACGACGGTCTGCCCGTGCTCGGCGGCGACCTGGTCGTGAAGGCGGCGAAGGACGGTGAGACCGAGGGAGTCGTGCGGGCCACCCGGGCCGCCGTCAAGCCCGCCACCCTCACGCCGGCGATCACCGCCGAGCGCGCCGAGCGGCAGGCGCTGGCCGCCGCGAAGGCGGAGAAGGCGAAGAACCCGGACGTGGACCGCGCCCCGCGCAAGGTGATCTGGGCGGCGAACGGCACCCCGACCCTGGCATGGGAGACCGTCGTCGACGGTCTCCAGCACGACGGCACGCCGCAGGAGCTGCACGTCGTCACCGACGCCGCGACCGGGAAGAAGCTGTTCGAGTGGGAGGCCGTCCACACCGGGACCGGCCACACCGTGTACAGCGGCACCGTCCCGCTGACCACCACCCAGACGGGCTCGACGTACAACCTCACCGACGGCGCCCGCGGCGGCCACAAGACGTACAACCTCAACCGCGGCACCTCCGGCACCGGCACGCTGTTCTCCGGCCCGGACGACGTGTGGGGCAACGGCAGCCCGTCCAACCTGGAGTCGGCCGCCGCCGACGCCCACTACGGGGCCGCGCTGACCTGGGACTACTACAAGAACGTGCACGGCCGAAACGGCATCCGCGGCGACGGCGTCGGCGCCTACTCGCGGGTCCACTACGGCAACAACTACGTCAACGCGTTCTGGTCGGACAGCTGCTTCTGCATGACGTACGGCGACGGCTCCGGCAACGCCAACCCGCTGACCTCGATCGACGTGGCCGCGCACGAGATGACGCACGGTCTGACGTCGGTGACCGCGAAGCTCGTCTACAGCGGCGAGTCGGGCGGCCTGAACGAGGCGACGTCCGACATCCTCGGCGCGGCCGTGGAGTTCGCCGCGAACAACTCCTCCGACGTCGGTGACTACCTCATCGGCGAGGAGATCAACATCAACGGCGACGGCACGCCGCTGCGCTACATGGACAAGCCGAGCAAGGACGGCTCGTCGAAGGACAACTGGTACTCCGGTATCGGCTCCATCGACGTGCACTACTCCTCCGGCCCCGCGAACCACTTCTTCTACCTGCTGAGCGAGGGCAGCGGCGCCAAGACCATCAACGGCGTCAGCTACAACTCGCCCACCGCGGACGGGCTGCCGGTCACCGGCATCGGCCGGGCCAAGGCGGAGCAGATCTGGTTCAAGGCGCTCACCACCAAGTTCACCTCCACCACCAACTACGCGGGCGCCCGCACCGGCACGCTGGCGGTCGCCGGTGAGCTGTACGGCACCACCAGCGCCGAGTACAAGGCGGTGCAGGACGCGTGGGCCGGTGTGGCGGTCGGGTCCCGCTCGGGCGGGGGCGGCGGCGGCACGTCGTTCGAGAACACCACCGACGTGTCCATCCCGGACAACGGCGCCGCGGTGACCTCGTCGGTGAACGTGACCGGGCGGGCCGGCAACGCGCCGTCCAACCTCCAGGTGGGCGTGGACATCATCCACACCTGGCGCGGTGACCTGGTGATCGACCTGGTGGCGCCCGACGGGACGGCGTACCGGCTGAAGAACTTCAGCTCGTCCGACTCGGCGGACAACGTGCAGACCACGTACACGGTCAACGCCTCCTCCGAGACCGCCAACGGCACCTGGCAGCTGCGGGTGCAGGACCAGGCGGCGCAGGACACCGGCTACATCAACAGCTGGAAGCTGACCTTCCCGTAA
- a CDS encoding ABC transporter ATP-binding protein, whose product MTATTTAPAKDEPEERRAPGGDPFDQDVLPTPPGATAALLRSLLAPMKARVALTTLLLLLQQAAVQAGPLLVAYAIDHAVPALRADDRGPLVAVAAGYLVCALAAGVLQYGFVRASARVSQDVLLDLRGRIFRHAQALSIDFHERYTSGRLISRSTSDVESLRELLEDGLQELVMVILSCVYTAVLLLWLDLGLGGLAVASFVPLWWLVRMYRRRVQRVFLRRSSAIAAVIVKFVETMNGIRPVRAFRREAANDAEFRELNRRHERTNGDALLEMARYVVGSRVVGNTAVALLVLWGAWRVAEGTLALGVLAAAVLYLRRMYDPIDRFGMFLNSYQSAAASLEKIAGLLAQTPSVPEPSAPRPLPPLTDADRPGREVVFDGVRFAYRTGGEVLPRFDLTLPAGQTVAVVGSTGAGKSTLAKLVARFYDPTDGRVLLDGVDLRELSTAELRRGVVMVTQEAFLFSGTVAENIAIGRPDASREEIERAAKAIGAHDFISALPEGYDTDVRKRGGRISAGQRQLVAFARALLADPGVLILDEATSSLDIPGERAVQRAMATVLNGRTAVVIAHRLSTVEIADRVLVMERGRIVEDGTPAELIAGTGRFAALHRAWRDSLA is encoded by the coding sequence GCTGCCCACCCCGCCCGGCGCCACCGCCGCCCTGCTGCGGTCCCTGCTCGCCCCGATGAAGGCGCGCGTCGCGCTCACCACCCTGTTGCTGCTGCTCCAGCAGGCGGCGGTGCAGGCCGGCCCGCTGCTGGTGGCGTATGCCATCGACCACGCCGTGCCGGCGCTGCGCGCGGACGACCGCGGGCCGCTGGTCGCGGTGGCGGCGGGCTATCTGGTGTGCGCGCTGGCGGCCGGGGTGCTGCAGTACGGGTTCGTGCGGGCCTCCGCCCGGGTCAGCCAGGACGTGCTGCTGGACCTGCGCGGCCGGATCTTCCGTCACGCGCAGGCGCTCAGCATCGACTTCCACGAGCGCTACACCTCGGGCCGGCTGATCTCCCGCTCCACGAGCGACGTGGAGTCGCTGCGCGAGCTGCTGGAGGACGGCCTCCAGGAGCTGGTGATGGTGATCCTGTCGTGTGTGTACACGGCGGTGCTGCTGCTGTGGCTGGATCTGGGCCTGGGCGGGCTGGCGGTGGCGTCGTTCGTGCCGCTGTGGTGGCTGGTGCGGATGTACCGGCGCCGGGTGCAGCGGGTGTTCCTGCGGCGGTCGAGCGCCATCGCCGCGGTGATCGTGAAGTTCGTGGAGACGATGAACGGCATCCGGCCGGTGCGCGCGTTCCGCCGGGAGGCCGCGAACGACGCCGAGTTCCGGGAGCTGAACCGGCGCCACGAGCGCACCAACGGCGACGCGCTGCTGGAGATGGCCCGCTATGTCGTCGGCTCGCGGGTCGTGGGCAACACGGCGGTCGCGCTGCTCGTGCTGTGGGGCGCCTGGCGGGTGGCGGAGGGCACCCTGGCGCTGGGCGTGCTGGCGGCGGCGGTGCTGTACCTGCGGCGGATGTACGACCCGATCGACCGGTTCGGGATGTTCCTCAACTCGTACCAGTCGGCGGCGGCCTCCCTGGAGAAGATCGCCGGGCTGCTGGCGCAGACGCCGTCCGTGCCCGAGCCGTCCGCGCCGAGGCCCCTGCCGCCGCTGACGGACGCGGACCGCCCCGGCCGCGAGGTCGTCTTCGACGGCGTCCGGTTCGCCTACCGCACGGGCGGCGAGGTGCTGCCCCGCTTCGATCTGACCCTGCCGGCCGGGCAGACCGTCGCGGTGGTCGGCTCCACCGGCGCGGGCAAGTCCACGCTGGCCAAGCTGGTCGCCCGGTTCTACGACCCGACGGACGGCCGGGTGCTGCTGGACGGGGTGGACCTGCGCGAGCTGTCCACGGCGGAGCTGCGGCGCGGCGTGGTGATGGTGACGCAGGAGGCGTTCCTGTTCTCCGGCACGGTCGCCGAGAACATCGCCATCGGCCGCCCGGACGCGAGCCGCGAGGAGATCGAGCGGGCGGCGAAGGCGATCGGCGCGCACGACTTCATCAGCGCGCTGCCCGAGGGCTACGACACGGACGTCCGCAAGCGGGGCGGCCGTATCTCGGCCGGTCAGCGCCAGCTCGTGGCGTTCGCGCGGGCGCTGCTCGCCGACCCCGGGGTGCTGATCCTCGACGAGGCGACCAGTTCGCTGGACATCCCCGGCGAGCGGGCGGTGCAGCGGGCGATGGCGACGGTGCTGAACGGCCGTACGGCGGTGGTGATCGCGCACCGCCTGTCCACCGTGGAGATCGCGGACCGGGTGCTGGTGATGGAGCGGGGCCGGATCGTGGAGGACGGCACCCCGGCGGAACTGATCGCGGGCACGGGCCGGTTCGCGGCCCTGCACCGCGCCTGGCGGGACAGCCTGGCCTGA